The following coding sequences are from one Streptomyces sp. NBC_01294 window:
- a CDS encoding cytidine deaminase — MTPAHAVDWEALRTAARDAMSRAYAPYSGFSVGVAALVDDGRTVVGCNVENASYGLSLCAECGLVSSLQATGGGRLTHFTCVDGRGEILVPCGRCRQLLFEFGGPDLLVETPKGILPLAEMLPQAFGPDHLR, encoded by the coding sequence GTGACCCCGGCCCACGCCGTGGACTGGGAAGCCCTGCGGACGGCCGCCCGGGACGCGATGTCCCGGGCGTACGCCCCGTACTCGGGCTTCTCCGTCGGGGTCGCCGCCCTTGTCGACGACGGCCGCACGGTCGTCGGCTGCAACGTGGAGAACGCGAGCTACGGACTCAGCCTGTGCGCCGAGTGCGGTCTGGTGTCCTCCCTCCAGGCCACGGGCGGCGGCCGCCTCACGCACTTCACGTGCGTCGACGGCCGGGGCGAGATCCTCGTCCCGTGCGGCCGCTGCCGCCAGCTGCTCTTCGAGTTCGGCGGACCGGACCTGCTGGTGGAGACCCCGAAGGGGATCCTCCCGCTGGCGGAGATGCTGCCCCAGGCCTTCGGGCCCGACCACCTGAGATAG